The window tcaaagaATTTTAGAACACTAAGgtaaataaatatgataatgctttgataaaactcttttcgAGAACTAATCAACCCGCTAATTTCTTAATAGGAcaaaattttttattgtattaCACAAGacattgttttttttgttaatttcttAATGCGACaagaattttgatttatatcatattttatacgtgacaattctttttttgaaaagtagTACCAGGTAATCTATAAAGATTATTAACCAGATTTGCACAACTTTTATCTGAAAGAGctgtttataatttatactaggccttctgtcaaaaaaataaaataaaattatactaggccaaaataatatagatgttgttaaaatgtttgttaatgttttttttgagaaaaattgtttgttaatgttgtttataatatttttttatggtaGTTCTATCCTTATTGTCACCCGCTGATACGAAATTGAAATGTTAGACAAAGAAACTGACATAATGATTCAAATTTTCAAGCATCCAGCTATGGCAATCAGGTGGTTCCGCAACTGCTTGTTTACTCTTTTCCCTTAATTTAGAGaaggaatttttttaaaaaaaataataacacaTAACTACTACCACAGGAAAGGAAAATCTCCAATTGGTACACAGATAGTTTCAGTCTAAGTGAAATTTAGTGTCATGTCCCAGTCCAGCATGCTACCTCTTCTCTGCGCTATACAAATCAACTACACAACAGCAGCAATGGAGCTAATGCAGCTAGGAAATGAGACTTCAGATTAAGTATCACACTCAGTCATCTCTTCCTGCGCTTGGGTTCCACCTAAGATTTTGTCAAATGGAAGGCAACATCAGAGGGTGGCATTGTACTGTTGAAATTTCAAcaatatataattgcaaatttgcaACAACTTCGAGTACTGATATTTGGGACCAAAATTACTTGGGTGGCGAAGATACCTTTACAATACAAAAAAATGTGCATTTGCAATTTCCACGAGGAAATTCGGATGCATGTAAACTACTGATATGGCGTATCAACCATTGTATTCATTCGAATACTTAACATTATATGAGCATTCTAATAAGTAATAATCACATTAGAGTACACaagcataaaaaataaattaaccgATTCTGCAAGATAATCAGAGGAGCCGAGTAAATGTTGACAGCAGAAGTATGATATGAATTATGATGTGAGCATGTACAAAGACATGCCATACATATCTAGCAATTAGGCATACCAGATAAGCAAGGGCTTAGGAGCATACAAGAGGTGATAACCCTGGACTGTACTGCACCATTGACTAGTATAGTAGTACTAGTGACAAACAAAGTGTAGCAGACTAGCAAGTACTTGATCATCtactatatatttattataatttgagaATTTGACCGAAATTTGAATCAGCCAAAAAAAACTGTAATGGAGATTTTTTTGATAGAACTGAAGTGTACAACATTCTTTGCAACTGTAATGATGAGGTCAGTTTGCTTAAGCTCTGCATTGTACGGCATGTAACGGCTAATAATTCTCATCAACTTATCCAACCCATGCCGATTTgcttttttatgaaaaaatggATCTCTTAGAAACTTGTATGACTCTattctgatttatttttatacaagTTATGGTATCTTATTTTGACGTTAAGTACAAGTTCAATGTAAATAGGGTGCTCTATGGTGTTTGAGTTTAAGTAATTAAAGTACTTCCCACCTGGCTAACCCCCTACtaggggtgtcaaacggataaaacGGATACGGATGTATCCAtatccgtatctgaatccgCCAACTAAAAACCGTATCCgaatccgtatccgtatcctcgaattttagaataaaaatatcCGTCTCCGTATCCGCCAGATAttattcggatacggataatatccggatctGTTTTTTCAAATACTACCAAAAATCAAATACACATTCTCAACTATAGTTTCACTTTACTTATGACTGCGACCTGATATGCAAACAAAGTTACAAACAGAACAAGTGAGCAGATCCCTAACAATGCTTGGCTGAAATCTGGACACATGAAATACAACACCTTGTTCCATTATTTAACTATTTAACTAAGGTGAATGATTTGAAAAACTCGACTACAGTTAGATCAAATCTGCAACCCAATCAAACAAGACACAAATCATGGATTGTTAGATTAAGAAACAAGAATGAAATcagattaggaaaataaataatcatataCCTCGTAAGAACTTATAAGAACTAATCGAATCGATTGTAAGATCTGAGAGAAGGATTTAGGGTTAGAACAAAAGAAGAGCATGGCTGCGGCGGGTTAAGATCAGGTTAGGTATTTTAGAACAAGTCGACCCTCGACCGTGTGTATCGTGTATGTACATCCTTCTATTTGCTTTTTGTTTTTACGGTaatgtttcttttattttctttttgtttttaaggtaatatttcttttttattctaaatattaatttctgttcaaaatttatacacaaaaaaaaaaaaaatatataataattatttataaatgttatatatattttatatatatatatatatattatatatatatatattcggatacggatacgcctatatccatatccgtatccgcttTTTCCCGGATACGGTAACAGATTTTTCGGATGGATATcggatttttcggatttttttgacagccctaccCCCTGCACCCATGATGGTTAGATGAACTTCCTCTATTTCAAGTTATGCTTTTAAGATCATATATGCAACTCtcttcacataaatataattgcGGGCTTTTAAAAGTTTATTGCCAAAAAACAATTTTGTTAAGTTTCTCGAATGTATACCCTAAGAGAGTAATCACCATATTTCGTGCACAAAAATGACAGGATGTAAATACCTAATGTTAAGAAGAgagatttatataatatattcaattttttcttaTTAGATTCTACTTTTCCTTGCTGAAAACCGAGGAGCTAAATCCACCGATCAATATGTGATAAATACTTCATAGGTATCTCcgcatatattttttatcacaATCCTGCAACGCTGATATATTTAATCGAACAATGAGATTTTAAGACATCCTCACCTTAGCCTCACCATTTGATAGTGGCAATGAGTTCAAGGATCTTTTGGAATCCTCTTCAGATGCACAATCCGCACAAATGAATTGTTCCAACTTTCTTGCTTCTTCAATGGTCATGCCCATACAAGAAGGATGGAACCTGAAAACTGAGGTAGATCAGCAATTTCTTGAAACACAACTATCAAGTATTAACAGTATTGATAGAACTTATGCCTTAAGCTATCTATATAAGTATGTATAATGTAGTTATAGTATGTTAATGTAGTTATGTAGCGTTGTGTTGTGTAAATGGAGCTAGTAGGCATGCTGGCATTGTGAGCAATTCATACTTGTGTGCATACGAACACATGATCATTTACTCCCGTCATTATTATTTCTAATGTAGCAACTAACAGTAACTAGCATATGAGGTAAATAACCTCTGGCCGTGTTCTGACGTTCATATAAAGATCAGAATAGGATCAAATTAGATCGCATTGAATATATACATCATAACAAATCGACTTCCCAGAGCTAAAGAAGTAGTTTAGCCATCCACAAATTAGTCAAGCTATGGACCAGAGGAAGGGCCAATACGAAAATTTTCCTCGCATGCATTTGTAAGTCATTATGTAGCGCTTTCATTGCAAGATGCCTATCACCAAAATTTTATCGGCTGCAACCATGCTCAAGTCTATGATGAAAAGTAATATAGTCTTGTTCTATATCAGGTATATAAAGTCAATAACTAAAAGCGGAAAGTGTACTTCAGGTATATAAAGTCAGTAAATAAAAACGGAAAGTGTACTATGCGCAGTGTGCTAATAATTGCAATGATCTTCAAGTATAAATATACCAACAAAATGGTGGGGAATTTTAATCTTGTTCATTTCCCTTAGTATCCTTTCACACAGATATACAAGTTTACTGCATTACAGATAACATCAGACTATAAGTAAAATGGAAGTGTATACCAGTCTTTGCAGCCTTCGCATTGTACCATGAGATCATCCGGATTGTATGGCATTTCACACTTGCAAtacctacaaaacaaatcaacGATTATTAACATTCCCACAATTCAATGTCGCATAACATAAACTTATTTGGAGCAAATCAACTCACACAGCAACACGATCGGGAATAAAACCCCCAGTAGAAGCCTTGTATTCAAACCGACAAAAGTAATCCTCAGTCCCTACATTCTCAAGCTTAGTATAATTCTTGAAAGAATGCACAATGCACTTCCCTTCTATCGTATGCGCACTTTGCACATCGTAGTGGTCCGATAAAAACAGCTCTTTTGCTCCATGGAATTGACGGCGACCGCCTTGAGATTCCTCGGGGCGGTAGTACCAACGAACCCTGACTTTGACGTTGCTGCGGTGATCGGCCTCCAGCTTCTCTACTCGCGCCACATAGGGAGCCTTGTCGGAATCTGAGGGGCGGAGCAACACGCAGTCTCCAGCTGCGAGAAGATATGACATAATTGCATAATTGAACATTAAttgaattgaaaaataaaaggaagagagagggagagggagagagagagagagagagggggggggggagggggggagagggagcgggagggagagggagagggaaggagggagagggagggagagggaggtcGTGGTGCTTACGTCGGACGACTTTGTTGGTGCCTTTGATTGCGTACGTGTCGAGGTCTTTTTTGCCTGGTTTTGTCTTTGCCATCAgttgagagagggagagagattgaaAATGGTGGAGCTGGACTGGACTCTGGAGTGAAACCCTAAATAATTGGGGGAGAGGGTACAGTTTTATTGGAGTGGAGAGTCGCGCACATGATGAAGGCCCACGTAAAGGTCACAATAATATTTCCGATTAATCAAACTAGTTAAACGCCGTAAACGGTATTGGATTATACATACATTAATTCtgtaaatattactccctctgtcccattttaactgatgtttgactttctagcacgtatattgacatgtaaaaaaacaatatctacacttaataaaataattcaattcttatatcaaataaaagtttaagttctaaacttttatttgatataaattttataaaaaattattatgtttagatgtgactTTTTTAGCATctaaaaatacgtgcaaaaaagtcaaaaacagttaaaatgggacggagggagtaattgaacTGATCTAAGATAGTTAATGGATTGAATGAAAACTGATCACTCACAGCTGTCAcatttaatttgtagtttccATGTTTGTTTCATCAAAATTACTATTCTTTTAATCAAAAagttatcatttttttattatctgtatttttaaatttgtccaaTATTTCTCCTAATACATTCTCAACCctagatatttatttatcttaaattataattcatatctgatattattaaaaataaaaataatatgtaaaatattcaaCACCAATGAGACTTTATTGTTAtctaaaatttttaatcaatCTCATGATATAGACTATGTTTGTTGAACCTTTTTATAAACTGTAAAAACATTCAAAATCATGTGATTTTCTGGTATTACTCGGAATACTCTGAGCAAGGATATTGATTACTGCGAACATCATCTAGTTGACGGCGATGATGATTTATCTGTCGAGTTTCGGTATCGAATTCGTTAAACTTGATCATCCTGTTACTCTATTTAATTTGTTTCTATGTTTGTATTGTGATATTGTTTTCATAATTTGATGGTTAATGCCCGGTTTGTGTGGATTTTGCTAATGGTGTGGTGTTTTAAGGTAAAGATCAGGAGTCTCATGGATTTGAAGGGTCGAACATTGGTGGACAAGTTCAAGGCAGTAACATATGCGGAGAATTCAAAAAACAAAGTAATTATCCAAGTACAAGTCACTTCACTTAGGAATTAGGATGCTAAGAAAAGCTCAGACATATGAAGATTAATGCAGTATAGCAGCGATAGATAAGAGGTTCCCCCTGGATCACATCACCCGGGGATGACAAGAATTCTAATAATCTTCTGAGTGAGCCTCTTGTATTCGTTGGCACAGATAAAGGTTTTCTGTTTATTGGGAGAAATCTTTGCTGATACATGCTCTTTTGTTAGTTCCACTTTCGGACAATTTCATTCCTCTCAGTATTAGACTCTCGGTGTTTGATTTATCACTAGAGATGCCAACATGAATAATGGAATTGATTTCAATTTACAAACCCATGATATCATAAAATTAGTCATAATACCAATTAAATTTCCCAACAACTTTGTCTTACAAGGAAAAAGGTTTTCGTATAATTTACGAGAGTATCAAGCCGGCGTAATAAACTTCCTATATCCAAGTTGAAAGGCATACTTGCTGGGTATCTGTCACAGCAGAAAGCTTCGAGCCTTCAATGATGCACAACAGCAATGCCAAATATGCTTCCTTCTCCAAACAAAGCTGCCACGCAAATTAAGCTGGGATTTGCTGAAACCATCAGGGAAGCTCAGTTCCATAAGCCAAAAGATTTGATCATTGTTAAGGTTGCAAATCACTAGCTTTTAATAAAGCGGCATTTCAACTAGTTTTTATGATGCCAATATAACTTTAAT of the Daucus carota subsp. sativus chromosome 4, DH1 v3.0, whole genome shotgun sequence genome contains:
- the LOC108219548 gene encoding chromatin remodeling protein EBS-like isoform X2 — translated: MAKTKPGKKDLDTYAIKGTNKVVRPGDCVLLRPSDSDKAPYVARVEKLEADHRSNVKVRVRWYYRPEESQGGRRQFHGAKELFLSDHYDVQSAHTIEGKCIVHSFKNYTKLENVGTEDYFCRFEYKASTGGFIPDRVAVYCKCEMPYNPDDLMVQCEGCKDWFHPSCMGMTIEEARKLEQFICADCASEEDSKRSLNSLPLSNGGTQAQEEMTECDT
- the LOC108219548 gene encoding chromatin remodeling protein EBS-like isoform X1 encodes the protein MAKTKPGKKDLDTYAIKGTNKVVRPGDCVLLRPSDSDKAPYVARVEKLEADHRSNVKVRVRWYYRPEESQGGRRQFHGAKELFLSDHYDVQSAHTIEGKCIVHSFKNYTKLENVGTEDYFCRFEYKASTGGFIPDRVAVYCKCEMPYNPDDLMVQCEGCKDWFHPSCMGMTIEEARKLEQFICADCASEEDSKRSLNSLPLSNGEAKVEPKRRKR